A window of Formosa sp. Hel1_31_208 contains these coding sequences:
- a CDS encoding FG-GAP-like repeat-containing protein: MWFFSQGQIAFENNANNLGVNYTVGNPYLGSGVAFVDFDNDGWDDLSFASGNGQNLRFYKNNNGIFVPVTLNIGIISHETKQLNWVDIDNDGDKDLFITSNTIGNKIFENLGNLNFNEITNSSGLPIANVYTNGAAWADYNNDGYLDVFLSNKGATADIIIPNYLYKNNGDGTFTNVSSISGIDANSHQTFCSVFLDINNDGWQDIYTSTDKAYNLNQLYKNNGDGTFTEIGFASGTNLAFNAMSATVGDYNNDGYIDIYVTNGGNTALLVNNGNETFSNQAVPSGCEHGGFTWGAVFLDADLDADLDLYVSSSLFNNPSINTSVFYEQMSTGVFQIPNNAGFIGDEKQSYCNAIGDINNDGYPDLVVTNTNNQSIDLWENQSTTTNHWLKVTLEGTTSNRDGIGSFIEISLNGQKQYRQTQCGEGYLTQNSSAEFFGLGQNTSIDYIKVTWPSGIVDLIENINVDQTVNIVENSTTLSLSDADTFVTAVYPNPVSNTLTLQSESLISEVTLFNTLQQQVRKYSVSQVNFELDVSDLNAGIYFLHMTYSNNQSQIKKIIKR; the protein is encoded by the coding sequence ATGTGGTTCTTCTCACAGGGCCAAATTGCTTTTGAAAATAATGCTAATAATCTCGGTGTTAATTATACCGTCGGAAATCCGTATTTAGGCAGTGGTGTTGCATTTGTTGATTTTGATAATGATGGTTGGGATGATTTGTCCTTCGCCTCTGGAAATGGACAAAATCTTAGGTTTTATAAAAACAATAATGGAATCTTTGTCCCTGTAACCTTAAACATTGGGATTATCAGCCATGAAACAAAGCAATTAAATTGGGTTGATATTGATAACGATGGTGATAAAGACCTATTTATCACGAGCAACACTATTGGCAATAAGATTTTTGAAAATTTAGGAAACTTAAATTTTAATGAAATCACAAACTCTTCCGGACTTCCTATTGCAAATGTATACACGAATGGGGCGGCTTGGGCAGATTATAATAATGATGGTTATCTCGATGTTTTTCTGAGCAATAAAGGTGCAACTGCTGATATCATTATTCCTAATTATTTATATAAAAATAATGGCGATGGTACTTTTACCAATGTCTCGAGTATATCTGGGATTGATGCTAATAGTCATCAAACCTTCTGTTCCGTATTTTTAGACATTAATAATGACGGATGGCAAGATATTTACACGTCAACAGACAAAGCCTATAACCTCAATCAACTTTATAAAAATAATGGTGATGGCACTTTTACAGAAATTGGATTTGCATCTGGCACCAACTTAGCTTTTAATGCTATGAGTGCGACGGTTGGTGATTATAATAACGATGGCTATATCGATATTTATGTGACCAATGGAGGCAATACTGCCTTATTAGTTAACAATGGTAATGAAACATTCTCAAATCAAGCTGTGCCCTCTGGTTGTGAACATGGCGGATTTACTTGGGGCGCTGTTTTTTTAGATGCCGATTTAGATGCCGATTTAGATCTTTACGTGAGTAGTTCTCTTTTCAATAACCCCTCCATTAATACATCTGTGTTTTATGAACAAATGAGTACTGGTGTGTTTCAAATCCCAAATAACGCTGGGTTTATTGGTGACGAAAAGCAAAGTTATTGTAATGCCATTGGTGATATCAACAATGATGGTTATCCTGATTTGGTAGTGACTAATACTAATAATCAAAGTATTGACCTTTGGGAAAACCAAAGTACAACCACAAATCATTGGCTAAAGGTAACTTTAGAGGGCACTACTAGCAATCGAGACGGTATTGGATCATTTATAGAAATCTCATTAAATGGACAAAAACAATACCGACAGACACAATGTGGAGAAGGGTATCTCACGCAAAACTCATCTGCCGAATTCTTTGGTTTAGGACAAAATACTTCTATTGACTATATTAAAGTCACTTGGCCTAGTGGTATAGTAGATCTCATAGAAAATATTAATGTAGACCAAACCGTTAACATTGTAGAAAATTCTACTACCTTATCACTTAGTGATGCCGATACATTTGTAACCGCCGTGTACCCCAATCCTGTCAGTAATACTTTGACATTGCAATCGGAAAGTCTCATTTCAGAAGTGACACTATTTAATACATTACAACAACAAGTGCGGAAGTATTCTGTTTCTCAGGTCAATTTTGAGCTAGATGTTTCAGATTTAAATGCTGGCATTTATTTCTTACATATGACCTATAGCAACAATCAATCTCAAATTAAAAAAATCATTAAACGCTAA
- a CDS encoding ComF family protein, protein MTSFHDDKDNKVHKSLYGRVKLENATALLHFSKKGIVQQLLHNLKYKGHEEVGQILGEWLGEELKLVPSYADIDVVIPVPLHRLKLKSRGYNQVDKFAKALSSALNAEFNNSTLLKTTNTKTQVFKDRLKRNTLEQSNFEITNASILANKHILLVDDIITTGATVEDCANQLLEIEGITLSLATIAITD, encoded by the coding sequence TTGACAAGTTTTCATGATGATAAAGACAACAAGGTTCATAAATCACTTTATGGACGTGTAAAATTAGAAAACGCAACAGCGTTACTTCATTTTTCAAAGAAAGGAATTGTACAACAATTATTGCATAACCTTAAATACAAGGGACATGAGGAAGTTGGTCAAATATTAGGGGAATGGCTAGGAGAAGAATTGAAGTTAGTACCAAGCTATGCTGATATTGATGTTGTTATCCCAGTGCCATTGCACAGGTTAAAGTTGAAATCTAGAGGCTATAATCAGGTTGATAAATTTGCAAAAGCCTTGTCCTCAGCACTTAATGCAGAGTTTAATAATTCGACATTATTAAAAACGACCAATACTAAAACACAGGTATTTAAAGATCGACTAAAACGAAATACCTTAGAACAGAGTAATTTTGAAATCACTAACGCGAGTATCCTAGCAAACAAGCACATATTACTGGTCGATGATATAATTACAACTGGTGCAACGGTTGAAGATTGCGCAAATCAGTTATTGGAAATTGAAGGGATTACATTAAGCCTGGCAACTATCGCAATAACAGACTAG
- a CDS encoding glycine--tRNA ligase has protein sequence MANEDQFKKVISHAKEYGYVFQSSEIYDGLSAVYDYAQNGAELKKNIRDYWWKAMVQLNENIVGIDAAIFMHPTTWKASGHVDAFSDPLIDNKDSKKRYRADVLVEDYCAKIENKIDKEVKKAEKRFGDSFNKEEFISTNGRVVGYQEKIDSILKRLGQSLEKEDLVDVKALIEELEIADPLSGSRNWTEVKQFNLMFGTKLGASAEHAMDLYLRPETAQGIFVNFLNVQKTGRIKIPFGIAQTGKAFRNEIVARQFIFRMREFEQMEMQFFIKPGTQKEWFDYWKENRMKWHLSLGLGAENYRFHDHEKLAHYADAATDIEFKFPFGFKELEGIHSRTDFDLKQHEEFSGKKLQYFDHEDNASYTPYVLETSIGLDRMFLAIFSNALEDETLEDGSVRTVLKLPAVLAPTKAAVLPLVKKDGLPEIAKQIVEDLKWDFNVIYDEKDAVGRRYRRQDANGTPFCITVDHNTKEDQTVTIRHRDTMEQQRVKIDDLRSIIKNEVDVKHWLQKMK, from the coding sequence ATGGCAAACGAAGATCAATTCAAAAAAGTAATCTCTCACGCAAAGGAGTATGGTTACGTGTTTCAAAGTAGTGAAATCTACGACGGATTAAGTGCAGTATATGACTATGCACAAAATGGAGCAGAACTCAAAAAAAATATTCGCGACTATTGGTGGAAAGCCATGGTTCAATTGAACGAAAACATTGTTGGTATTGACGCAGCAATTTTCATGCATCCTACCACATGGAAAGCTTCTGGTCACGTTGACGCATTTAGTGATCCTTTAATTGATAATAAGGATTCTAAAAAGCGTTATCGAGCAGATGTTTTAGTAGAAGACTATTGTGCTAAAATTGAAAATAAGATTGATAAAGAAGTTAAAAAAGCCGAAAAACGCTTTGGTGACTCATTCAATAAAGAAGAATTTATAAGTACTAACGGAAGAGTTGTTGGATATCAAGAGAAAATTGACAGCATTCTAAAGCGATTAGGTCAATCTTTAGAAAAAGAAGACTTAGTAGATGTAAAGGCATTAATTGAAGAATTAGAAATCGCTGATCCACTTTCGGGTTCTAGAAACTGGACAGAGGTCAAGCAATTCAATTTGATGTTTGGAACTAAGTTAGGGGCCAGTGCAGAACATGCTATGGATTTGTACTTACGCCCTGAAACTGCTCAAGGTATTTTCGTTAACTTTTTGAATGTTCAGAAAACGGGACGTATAAAGATTCCCTTTGGTATTGCACAAACGGGTAAAGCCTTCAGAAATGAAATTGTTGCAAGACAATTTATTTTTAGAATGCGTGAATTTGAGCAAATGGAAATGCAATTCTTTATCAAGCCAGGAACTCAAAAAGAATGGTTTGACTATTGGAAAGAAAACCGCATGAAATGGCACTTGTCATTGGGTTTGGGAGCGGAGAACTATCGTTTTCATGACCACGAAAAATTAGCACATTATGCCGATGCCGCTACAGATATCGAATTTAAATTTCCATTCGGTTTTAAAGAACTAGAGGGCATTCACTCACGTACTGATTTTGACTTAAAACAGCATGAAGAGTTTTCTGGTAAAAAATTGCAGTACTTCGATCATGAAGACAATGCCAGTTATACACCATATGTGCTGGAAACTTCAATTGGTTTAGATCGGATGTTTTTAGCCATATTCTCGAACGCACTAGAAGACGAAACTCTAGAAGACGGAAGTGTAAGAACCGTTTTGAAATTACCCGCAGTACTGGCGCCTACTAAAGCAGCAGTTTTACCATTAGTAAAAAAAGATGGCTTGCCTGAAATCGCCAAACAAATTGTAGAAGATTTAAAATGGGATTTCAATGTCATTTATGATGAAAAAGATGCTGTGGGAAGACGTTACAGAAGACAAGATGCAAACGGAACACCTTTTTGTATTACAGTAGATCATAACACTAAAGAAGATCAAACAGTTACGATTCGTCATAGAGATACTATGGAGCAACAACGTGTTAAAATTGATGATTTACGCAGTATCATTAAGAATGAAGTAGATGTGAAGCATTGGCTTCAAAAAATGAAATAA
- a CDS encoding methionine aminotransferase, which translates to MQITPKLNNIETSIFSVMSALANAHDAINLSQGFPNFKSDQKLIDGVSRAMNSGYNQYAPMAGSLELRKAISKKFDILYNSSYHPETEITVTAGATQAIFTIISTFVKPNDEVIIFKPAYDCYEPAIKLNGGEPISIALEAPNYLIDWNLVEHSINNQTKMIIVNTPHNPTGTVMSEHDMLKLQELTNETDIIILSDEVYEHIIFDAEQHQSICKFQNLKERSFITASFGKTFHNTGWKIGYCCAPKDLMEAYRNVHQFNVFSVHHPSQKAFTDYLKDSSHYLNLPDFFQEKRDTFLSLIKDSRFKFTPSKGTYFQVLAYSDITTMNDVEFAKQLTTKNGIASIPLSVFYDNKQDHNVLRFCFAKTNETLKQAADILNRI; encoded by the coding sequence TTAACAATATAGAAACCTCAATTTTTTCTGTAATGAGCGCTTTAGCAAATGCGCATGATGCTATTAATTTATCTCAAGGATTTCCAAATTTTAAGAGCGACCAAAAGTTAATTGACGGAGTTTCAAGAGCCATGAATTCAGGTTACAACCAATATGCGCCTATGGCTGGAAGTTTAGAGTTAAGAAAAGCCATTTCTAAAAAATTTGACATTCTATATAATTCAAGTTACCATCCAGAAACCGAAATTACAGTTACGGCTGGTGCAACACAAGCTATTTTCACCATCATTTCAACTTTTGTAAAACCCAATGATGAAGTCATCATCTTTAAACCTGCCTATGATTGTTATGAACCAGCCATAAAACTAAATGGAGGAGAGCCTATTTCTATTGCACTTGAAGCGCCCAATTACCTCATAGATTGGAATCTTGTTGAACATAGCATTAATAATCAGACCAAAATGATCATTGTGAATACACCTCACAATCCAACAGGAACTGTGATGAGTGAACATGATATGCTAAAACTTCAAGAACTCACAAATGAAACAGACATCATTATACTTAGTGATGAAGTTTATGAACATATCATTTTTGATGCTGAGCAACACCAAAGTATCTGTAAATTTCAAAACTTAAAAGAACGCAGTTTTATAACGGCATCTTTTGGCAAAACCTTTCATAACACAGGTTGGAAAATCGGCTACTGTTGTGCGCCTAAAGACTTGATGGAGGCCTATAGAAATGTACATCAATTTAATGTGTTTTCGGTTCATCACCCATCCCAAAAAGCATTTACCGATTATCTGAAAGACTCTAGTCATTATTTAAATTTACCCGATTTTTTTCAAGAAAAACGGGATACATTTTTAAGCCTTATTAAAGATTCAAGATTTAAGTTCACCCCTTCTAAAGGCACTTATTTTCAAGTACTCGCGTATTCAGATATTACAACTATGAATGACGTTGAATTCGCCAAACAATTGACCACTAAAAATGGTATCGCATCCATTCCATTATCCGTTTTTTACGATAATAAACAAGACCATAATGTACTTCGTTTTTGTTTTGCCAAAACAAATGAAACTTTAAAACAAGCAGCAGATATATTAAACAGAATTTAG
- a CDS encoding amidohydrolase, translated as MQNELKIALIQSDLVWENPDENRRRFTDKINDMTEPVDLIVLPEMFTSGFTMNAKGVAETMTGTTVLWMQELAKQNKAAITGSMVIKEGNRYYNRLLFVHPDGKIDTYNKRHTFTLAGEHHVYQTGENHTIITYKGWSIKPLICYDLRFPVWARNVEDYDLLLYVANWPKVRISAWDALLKARAIENMSYCIGVNRVGLDFNNHEYSGHSAAYDVLGKQIDTIPYDKEVIEIVTLDMAHIKANRDKLGFLNDRDDFNLE; from the coding sequence ATGCAAAACGAATTAAAAATAGCACTCATACAATCTGATCTAGTTTGGGAAAACCCAGATGAAAACAGACGTCGTTTCACTGATAAAATAAACGATATGACTGAGCCTGTCGATCTTATTGTATTGCCTGAAATGTTTACCTCAGGATTTACAATGAATGCCAAAGGCGTCGCTGAAACGATGACTGGTACCACTGTATTATGGATGCAAGAATTAGCAAAACAAAACAAGGCAGCTATTACCGGAAGTATGGTTATTAAAGAAGGTAACAGATATTATAACCGGTTGCTATTTGTTCATCCTGACGGTAAAATTGACACCTATAATAAACGCCACACCTTTACCTTAGCAGGCGAACATCACGTTTATCAAACTGGTGAGAATCATACTATAATCACTTATAAAGGCTGGAGTATCAAACCTCTTATTTGTTATGATTTACGATTCCCTGTTTGGGCTAGAAACGTTGAAGATTACGACCTCTTACTGTATGTCGCCAATTGGCCTAAGGTTAGAATCTCTGCTTGGGATGCACTTCTAAAAGCTAGAGCTATAGAAAACATGAGCTATTGTATTGGTGTGAATCGCGTTGGTTTAGATTTTAATAACCATGAATATTCTGGACATTCTGCAGCTTATGATGTATTAGGAAAACAAATAGATACAATTCCTTATGATAAAGAAGTTATAGAAATTGTCACTTTAGACATGGCTCATATTAAAGCAAACAGAGACAAGTTAGGGTTCTTGAATGATAGAGATGATTTTAATCTAGAATAA
- a CDS encoding exodeoxyribonuclease III produces MKIISYNVNGIRAAMNKGFIEWLQSANPDVICLQEIKAMKEQVDIEAIENAGYKYNYWFSAQKKGYSGVAILSKTEPDHVEYGTGIASMDFEGRNLRADFNGLSVMSMYLPSGTNDARLAHKFEYMDLIKNYLNNLRQEKPKLVVLGDYNICHEAIDIHNPKMKGVSGFLPEEREWLSHFIDSGFIDSFRYLHPENQEYTWWSYRANSRANNKGWRLDYGMVTQPLQENIKRSVILSEAVHSDHCPILIEIEN; encoded by the coding sequence ATGAAAATCATCTCCTACAACGTCAACGGTATTCGTGCAGCCATGAATAAAGGCTTTATCGAGTGGCTCCAAAGCGCAAATCCAGATGTGATTTGCTTACAAGAAATCAAAGCTATGAAAGAGCAAGTTGATATCGAAGCCATTGAAAATGCAGGTTACAAATACAACTATTGGTTTAGTGCTCAAAAAAAAGGCTATAGTGGTGTTGCTATTTTAAGTAAAACCGAACCTGACCATGTAGAATATGGCACTGGTATTGCGTCTATGGATTTTGAGGGGCGTAACCTAAGAGCAGACTTTAATGGATTATCTGTTATGAGTATGTATCTACCTTCTGGAACTAATGATGCTCGATTAGCACATAAGTTTGAGTATATGGATCTTATCAAGAATTACCTTAACAATCTGCGTCAAGAAAAACCCAAGCTTGTTGTTCTAGGTGATTATAATATTTGTCACGAAGCCATTGATATTCACAACCCAAAAATGAAAGGAGTTTCAGGGTTTTTACCTGAAGAACGTGAGTGGTTAAGCCATTTTATAGATAGTGGGTTTATAGACTCATTTAGATACTTACACCCTGAAAATCAAGAGTATACATGGTGGAGTTATCGCGCTAACTCTAGAGCTAATAATAAAGGTTGGCGACTGGATTATGGGATGGTGACACAACCTTTACAAGAAAACATCAAACGCAGCGTTATACTCTCTGAAGCGGTACACAGTGATCACTGTCCGATTCTAATAGAAATTGAAAACTAA
- a CDS encoding aldo/keto reductase: protein MRYTTLPKTDIKVSKICLGTMTWGNQNTQEEGFAQMDLALDKGVNFFDVAELYPVPATAERYADTERIIGNWFDKTGHRDKVVLATKIAGPGDYTAHIRTTGFSKEALNEAVNNSLKRLKTDYIDLYQLHWPERQTNTFGVRDYTHNSNDPWTDNFNEVLHQLDDIIKSGKIRQVGISNEKAWGTMRYLEESNAHNLPRMITIQNAYSLLNRVFEGDMAEIAMREEIGLLAYSPMAFGVLSGKYIKGTAADNARLKLFPRFARYSGDKATEATKRYMRIAENNNMTLAQMSLAFVTDRPFMTSNIIGATSLVQLEENIDSIDIQLSDEILKAINDVHAELPNPAP from the coding sequence ATGAGATATACGACCTTACCAAAAACCGACATAAAAGTTAGTAAAATATGCCTTGGCACTATGACTTGGGGAAATCAAAACACGCAAGAAGAAGGCTTTGCACAAATGGATTTAGCTTTAGATAAAGGAGTGAATTTCTTTGATGTTGCCGAATTGTACCCTGTACCTGCTACTGCTGAACGCTATGCCGATACCGAACGTATTATTGGTAACTGGTTTGATAAAACGGGGCATCGTGATAAAGTGGTTTTAGCCACTAAAATTGCTGGACCAGGTGACTATACTGCGCATATTCGTACCACAGGTTTTAGTAAAGAAGCGCTTAACGAGGCCGTAAATAACAGTTTAAAACGACTCAAAACAGATTATATCGATTTGTATCAATTGCATTGGCCAGAACGTCAAACCAATACTTTTGGTGTGAGAGATTACACGCACAATTCTAATGACCCATGGACCGATAATTTTAATGAGGTCTTACATCAATTAGACGATATCATCAAATCAGGGAAAATACGTCAAGTTGGGATTTCAAACGAAAAAGCCTGGGGAACCATGCGCTATTTAGAAGAATCTAATGCGCATAACTTACCGCGAATGATTACCATTCAAAATGCTTATTCATTACTTAATAGAGTGTTTGAAGGTGATATGGCTGAAATTGCAATGCGTGAAGAGATTGGCTTATTAGCCTATTCTCCAATGGCTTTTGGAGTGTTGTCTGGGAAATATATTAAAGGCACGGCTGCAGACAATGCACGCTTAAAATTATTCCCAAGATTTGCGAGATACAGTGGAGACAAAGCTACGGAAGCAACCAAACGTTATATGCGAATTGCAGAAAACAACAATATGACTTTAGCACAAATGTCGTTAGCTTTTGTAACCGATAGACCATTTATGACCAGTAATATCATTGGAGCGACTTCTTTAGTTCAACTAGAAGAAAATATTGACAGTATTGATATTCAATTAAGTGATGAGATCTTGAAAGCGATTAATGACGTGCATGCTGAATTACCAAATCCAGCGCCTTAA
- a CDS encoding OmpA family protein, with amino-acid sequence MIKKLSLIALTLVLTTSCVSKKIYEDLEDKYANLKKENRTLADDNSELQTALNKAQNELAKLQKDYDTTLAKRNTLQADYDAAKANLDNLKASYDALEKNSSAAIAENSKKNRELLAQLEAKEQALAAENARLEQLKKELEARSQRVAELESVIAAKDAAMSKLKDAISKALTNFEGKGLTVEQRNGKVYVSMENKLLFESGSWAVGVQGKQAVKQLGEVLADNPEIAILIEGHTDNVPYKGNAQLSGNWDLSTKRATAIVNILRENANINPENLTAAGRGEYAPIATNETAEGKAKNRRIEVILTPKLDEISKLLNDI; translated from the coding sequence ATGATTAAAAAATTGTCACTAATAGCATTAACTTTAGTATTAACAACCTCTTGTGTTTCTAAAAAAATCTATGAAGATTTAGAAGACAAATACGCCAATTTAAAGAAGGAAAATAGAACACTCGCTGACGATAATAGCGAATTACAAACAGCGCTTAACAAAGCTCAAAACGAGTTGGCTAAACTTCAGAAAGATTACGATACAACTTTGGCGAAACGCAATACATTGCAAGCCGATTACGATGCCGCTAAGGCAAATCTGGATAATTTAAAAGCATCATACGACGCCTTAGAAAAGAATAGCAGTGCTGCCATTGCTGAAAATTCTAAAAAGAATAGAGAGCTCTTAGCACAACTCGAAGCAAAAGAGCAAGCCCTTGCTGCCGAAAACGCTAGATTAGAACAATTAAAGAAAGAACTAGAAGCGCGTTCACAGCGTGTTGCAGAGTTAGAAAGCGTAATAGCTGCTAAAGATGCTGCAATGAGCAAACTAAAAGATGCGATTTCAAAAGCCCTAACCAATTTTGAAGGTAAAGGTCTTACTGTTGAGCAACGCAACGGAAAAGTATATGTCTCAATGGAAAACAAACTCTTATTTGAATCTGGAAGTTGGGCAGTAGGGGTGCAAGGAAAACAAGCAGTAAAGCAATTGGGCGAAGTACTGGCAGACAATCCTGAAATTGCAATCTTAATAGAAGGCCATACTGATAATGTTCCCTATAAAGGTAATGCACAATTAAGTGGCAATTGGGATTTATCAACCAAACGTGCAACGGCCATTGTGAATATATTGAGAGAGAATGCTAACATCAACCCTGAGAATTTAACCGCGGCAGGTCGCGGTGAATATGCACCGATAGCGACTAATGAAACTGCAGAAGGCAAAGCGAAAAACCGTCGCATAGAAGTGATATTGACTCCGAAATTAGATGAAATCTCAAAGTTGTTAAATGATATTTAA
- a CDS encoding Ig-like domain-containing protein has translation MCKKSLQGGVLITIIAMLIGCANRGNPAGGPKDKEAPVIVKSSPENFSTNFKGEEIRIYFDEYVKVKNLQKQLIISPPMDPEPTITPMGSASKYIKIIINDTLDDNTTYAFNFGQSIVDNNEENPYDYYRYVFSTGDYIDSLSVKGQILDAEDRKAESFVSVMLYEKDSTYTDSIVYKEKPKYITNTLDSITTFSIDNIKPGAYKLVALKDENGNFTFQQDSDKIGFYEGFITAPTDSLFTIKLFKEILEFDVKRPKQVAGQKIAFGYEGDYKDMDIELLGDKPDGFQTRLTKDAKSDTLYYWYKPKIEQDSAKFVIKNKAFVDTLNHRFRSIDRDSLIVKVASNSTLAFDEDIRIEANIPIEKFDKKQVTILNKDSLEVSFETTFDKLSNTYSFQFEKEESQKYLVQILPGAVEDFFGNVNDTINHNARTKTYADYSNLRVTLKNVDSYPIIIQLVNERGELQYEQFADEPRPFDFKAIAPVNYFIRVIFDTNGNRQWDTGNYLKQIQPERISYSKIIEETRANWDPVIEFILD, from the coding sequence ATGTGTAAAAAAAGTTTACAAGGAGGTGTACTAATTACAATCATTGCAATGCTCATTGGTTGTGCTAATCGCGGCAACCCTGCTGGTGGCCCAAAAGATAAAGAGGCTCCAGTTATTGTGAAATCTAGCCCTGAGAACTTTTCAACTAACTTTAAAGGAGAAGAAATCAGAATTTATTTTGATGAATATGTCAAAGTGAAGAATCTTCAAAAACAACTTATTATTTCACCTCCAATGGATCCTGAACCAACAATTACTCCAATGGGTTCGGCCAGTAAATACATTAAAATTATTATTAATGATACACTAGACGATAATACGACGTATGCGTTTAATTTCGGGCAAAGTATTGTCGATAATAATGAGGAGAATCCTTATGATTATTATAGATATGTGTTTTCAACAGGTGATTATATTGATTCGTTGTCTGTTAAAGGTCAAATTTTAGATGCAGAAGACAGAAAAGCCGAATCCTTCGTTTCCGTCATGTTATATGAAAAAGACAGTACATATACCGATTCTATTGTATACAAAGAAAAACCAAAATATATTACCAATACCTTAGATAGTATAACAACTTTTAGTATTGATAACATCAAGCCTGGTGCGTATAAGTTAGTGGCTTTAAAAGACGAGAATGGTAATTTTACATTTCAGCAAGACAGCGATAAAATTGGCTTTTATGAAGGATTTATAACAGCTCCTACAGACTCTTTATTTACCATAAAACTATTTAAAGAAATTCTTGAATTTGATGTTAAACGCCCAAAGCAAGTTGCCGGACAAAAAATAGCTTTTGGCTATGAAGGGGATTACAAGGATATGGATATTGAGCTTCTTGGTGATAAGCCAGATGGATTTCAAACACGCCTTACTAAAGATGCCAAGTCGGATACCCTTTATTATTGGTACAAGCCTAAGATTGAACAGGATTCGGCAAAATTCGTAATTAAAAATAAAGCTTTTGTCGACACCCTAAATCATCGTTTTAGATCTATTGATAGAGATTCATTAATCGTTAAAGTGGCCTCTAATAGCACTTTAGCTTTTGATGAAGACATTAGAATTGAAGCAAATATTCCTATTGAAAAATTTGATAAAAAGCAGGTCACAATTTTAAACAAAGACTCACTCGAAGTTTCTTTTGAAACAACATTTGATAAATTATCTAATACCTATAGTTTTCAATTCGAAAAAGAAGAATCTCAAAAATACCTTGTGCAGATACTTCCTGGAGCAGTAGAAGATTTCTTCGGAAATGTAAATGATACTATAAATCATAATGCAAGAACAAAAACATATGCCGATTATTCTAACTTAAGAGTCACATTAAAGAATGTGGATTCTTACCCAATAATAATACAGCTTGTGAATGAAAGGGGTGAATTACAATATGAGCAATTTGCTGACGAACCGCGACCATTTGATTTTAAGGCCATTGCACCGGTTAACTATTTCATTCGTGTGATATTTGACACCAATGGCAATAGGCAATGGGATACAGGAAATTACTTGAAACAAATCCAACCTGAACGTATAAGCTATTCAAAAATAATTGAGGAAACTCGAGCCAATTGGGATCCTGTAATTGAGTTTATTCTAGATTAA